The following proteins are co-located in the Pan troglodytes isolate AG18354 chromosome 5, NHGRI_mPanTro3-v2.0_pri, whole genome shotgun sequence genome:
- the LOC462815 gene encoding putative uncharacterized protein encoded by LINC00472 isoform X3 has protein sequence MRPGSSPRAPECGAPALPRPQLDRLPARPAPSRGRGAPSLRWPAKEVGPRPQIPATCEPGKVCGASAGRRDAARPSRPRSSRVTFSTRRQPGPLRGRRGLRGGPESVRGLPHLGLRISGTPLGIFSSWSL, from the exons ATGCGGCCGGGCTCGTCCCCGCGAGCCCCAGAGTGTGGAGCGCCCGCGCTCCCCCGACCCCAACTTGACCGTCTCCCGGCTCGCCCAGCCCCCTCCCGGGGTAGGGGCGCCCCCTCCCTCCGGTGGCCGGCGAAGGAAGTCGGTCCACGGCCGCAGATCCCGGCAACTTGCGAGCCGGGAAAAGTTTGCGGCGCCTCCGCGGGGCGGCGCGACGCGGCCCGCCCCTCGCGTCCGCGGTCATCGCGGGTGACTTTCTCGACTCGTCGTCAGCCGGGGCCGCTGCGCGGCCGGCGGGGACTGCGGGGCGGGCCGGAGTCCGTCCGAGGGCTCCCGCACCTCGGGCTGCGG ATTTCAGGTACTCCACTGGGCATTTTctcttcatggagcttatag
- the LOC462815 gene encoding putative uncharacterized protein encoded by LINC00472 isoform X2 produces MRPGSSPRAPECGAPALPRPQLDRLPARPAPSRGRGAPSLRWPAKEVGPRPQIPATCEPGKVCGASAGRRDAARPSRPRSSRVTFSTRRQPGPLRGRRGLRGGPESVRGLPHLGLRSWRVAVEEGKEKKTTQHRRG; encoded by the exons ATGCGGCCGGGCTCGTCCCCGCGAGCCCCAGAGTGTGGAGCGCCCGCGCTCCCCCGACCCCAACTTGACCGTCTCCCGGCTCGCCCAGCCCCCTCCCGGGGTAGGGGCGCCCCCTCCCTCCGGTGGCCGGCGAAGGAAGTCGGTCCACGGCCGCAGATCCCGGCAACTTGCGAGCCGGGAAAAGTTTGCGGCGCCTCCGCGGGGCGGCGCGACGCGGCCCGCCCCTCGCGTCCGCGGTCATCGCGGGTGACTTTCTCGACTCGTCGTCAGCCGGGGCCGCTGCGCGGCCGGCGGGGACTGCGGGGCGGGCCGGAGTCCGTCCGAGGGCTCCCGCACCTCGGGCTGCGG TCCTGGAGAGTTGCTgtagaagaaggaaaagagaagaagacaACACAACACAGGAGGGGATAA
- the LOC462815 gene encoding putative uncharacterized protein encoded by LINC00472 isoform X1, which yields MRPGSSPRAPECGAPALPRPQLDRLPARPAPSRGRGAPSLRWPAKEVGPRPQIPATCEPGKVCGASAGRRDAARPSRPRSSRVTFSTRRQPGPLRGRRGLRGGPESVRGLPHLGLRHQTCWHHLLVGPCGQGTFHETTSAVLESCCRRRKREEDNTTQEGISTSGHNGSSSC from the exons ATGCGGCCGGGCTCGTCCCCGCGAGCCCCAGAGTGTGGAGCGCCCGCGCTCCCCCGACCCCAACTTGACCGTCTCCCGGCTCGCCCAGCCCCCTCCCGGGGTAGGGGCGCCCCCTCCCTCCGGTGGCCGGCGAAGGAAGTCGGTCCACGGCCGCAGATCCCGGCAACTTGCGAGCCGGGAAAAGTTTGCGGCGCCTCCGCGGGGCGGCGCGACGCGGCCCGCCCCTCGCGTCCGCGGTCATCGCGGGTGACTTTCTCGACTCGTCGTCAGCCGGGGCCGCTGCGCGGCCGGCGGGGACTGCGGGGCGGGCCGGAGTCCGTCCGAGGGCTCCCGCACCTCGGGCTGCGG CATCAGACATGTTGGCATCATCTCTTAGTTGGGCCCTGTGGCCAGGGAACCTTTCATGAAACCACCTCTGCAG TCCTGGAGAGTTGCTgtagaagaaggaaaagagaagaagacaACACAACACAGGAGGGGATAAGTACCTCTGGACACAATGGAAGTAGTAGTTGTTGA